The following proteins are co-located in the Lepisosteus oculatus isolate fLepOcu1 chromosome 9, fLepOcu1.hap2, whole genome shotgun sequence genome:
- the uck2a gene encoding uridine-cytidine kinase 2-A isoform X2 — translation MELLGQNEIDHHQRQVAILSQDSFYRVLTPEQKAKALKGQFNFDHPDAFDNELILKTLWEIMEGKTVQIPVYDFVTHSRKEESVTVYPADVVLFEGILMFYSQEIRDLFQMKLFVDTDADTRLSRRVLRDISERGRDLEQVLTQYITFVKPAFEEFCLPTKKYADVIIPRGADNLVAINLIVQHIQDILNGGLTKRHNGCLNGYSTPRKRQASESSSRPH, via the exons ATGGAGCTGCTTGGACAGAACGAGATTGACCATCACCAGCGTCAGGTGGCCATCCTCAGCCAGGACAGTTTCTACCGTGTGCTGACCCCTGAGCAGAAGGCCAAAGCTCTCAAGGGACAGTTCAACTTTGACCACCCAG ACGCTTTCGACAACGAGCTGATCTTGAAGACCCTTTGGGAAATCATGGAAGGGAAAACGGTGCAGATCCCCGTGTACGACTTTGTTACCCATTCCAG GAAAGAGGAGAGTGTGACGGTGTACCCGGCTGACGTTGTTCTGTTCGAGGGGATCCTGATGTTCTACTCCCAGGAGATCAGGGACCTGTTCCAGATGAAACTGTTTGTGGACACCGATGCAGACACACGGCTGTCACGGAGAG TGTTGCGGGACATCAGCGAACGAGGGCGCGACCTGGAACAGGTGCTCACCCAGTACATCACCTTCGTCAAGCCAGCTTTCGAGGAGTTCTGCCTGCCA ACAAAGAAGTATGCAGATGTGATTATCCCACGCGGGGCAGATAACCTTG tgGCCATAAACCTCATTGTGCAGCACATCCAGGACATTCTGAATGGCGGACTGACAAAGAGACATAACGGCTGTCTGAATGGGTACAGCACGCCTCGGAAGAGACAGGCCTCGGAGTCCAGCAGCCGGCCACACTGA